In one Inquilinus sp. Marseille-Q2685 genomic region, the following are encoded:
- a CDS encoding ATP-binding cassette domain-containing protein, with translation MLLQAEAITLRIGGRALFQDASFAVHPDDRIGLVGDNGSGKSTLIQALLGEIELDRGRIVRRRGLLIGHVPQAVPADILPLTLHEAMVRALPEATRDDQAWRADVVLDELGLAPELWHAQTVAELSGGWQRLLLVARATLADPDLLILDEPTNHLDVGKVMRLERWLTEHLRLPFILVSHDREFLDRVTDRTIILRGDRVRVYGTSFSQARQELIREDLAALQQAERDEKEVERLERAAKRLAIWSNLKGHNPDMARRAKAVAARAEQQRARATVAHREARRDINLDTGAVQRETLVRLKDHVVRTETGRELLRIEQEFIRRGDRIALLGLNGTGKSHLIRDLMAAITLAAAGDAPIGQPITANPQLRPGYLDQHLADLPRQMPVNRALQAASTLRDAELVRELHNIGIPIEKQATPIAHLSYGEQLRVTFLLLRLRQPNIYLLDEPTNHLDIAGRERLEDLLSRDDTTCVFVTHDRRMLRGIGTRYLEIRNRRLVEVDGPDEFLERAAAAA, from the coding sequence ATGCTCCTCCAGGCCGAAGCCATCACCCTCAGGATCGGCGGCCGGGCGCTGTTCCAGGACGCCAGCTTCGCCGTCCATCCCGACGACCGGATCGGCCTGGTCGGCGACAACGGCAGCGGCAAGTCGACGCTGATCCAGGCGCTGCTGGGCGAGATCGAGCTGGACCGCGGCCGCATCGTGCGCCGGCGTGGCCTGCTGATCGGCCATGTGCCGCAGGCGGTGCCGGCCGACATCCTGCCGCTGACGCTGCATGAGGCGATGGTGCGGGCCCTGCCCGAAGCCACGCGCGACGACCAGGCCTGGCGCGCCGACGTGGTGCTGGACGAGCTGGGCCTCGCCCCCGAGCTGTGGCACGCCCAGACCGTGGCAGAGCTGTCCGGCGGCTGGCAGCGGCTGCTGCTGGTGGCGCGGGCGACGCTGGCCGACCCCGACCTGCTGATCCTGGACGAGCCGACCAACCATCTCGACGTCGGCAAGGTGATGCGGCTGGAGCGGTGGCTGACCGAGCATCTGCGCCTGCCCTTCATCCTGGTGTCGCACGACCGCGAGTTCCTGGACCGGGTGACCGACCGCACCATCATCCTGCGCGGCGACCGGGTGCGGGTCTACGGCACCTCCTTCTCCCAGGCGCGGCAGGAGCTGATCCGCGAGGACCTGGCGGCGCTGCAGCAGGCCGAGCGCGACGAGAAGGAAGTCGAGCGGCTGGAGCGCGCGGCCAAACGGCTGGCGATCTGGTCCAACCTGAAGGGGCATAATCCCGATATGGCCCGGCGCGCCAAGGCGGTGGCGGCCCGGGCCGAGCAGCAGCGGGCGCGCGCCACGGTGGCCCATCGCGAGGCGCGGCGAGACATCAACCTCGACACCGGCGCGGTGCAGCGCGAGACGCTGGTGCGGCTGAAGGACCACGTCGTGCGCACCGAGACCGGGCGCGAGCTGCTGCGCATCGAGCAGGAGTTCATCCGCCGCGGCGACCGCATCGCCCTCCTGGGCCTGAACGGCACCGGCAAGTCGCATCTGATCCGCGACCTGATGGCGGCGATCACGCTGGCGGCGGCGGGCGACGCGCCGATCGGCCAGCCGATCACCGCCAACCCGCAGCTGCGGCCCGGCTATCTCGACCAGCACTTGGCCGACCTGCCGCGGCAGATGCCGGTGAACCGGGCGTTGCAGGCGGCCTCGACCCTGCGCGACGCCGAGCTGGTGCGCGAGCTGCACAACATCGGCATCCCGATCGAGAAGCAGGCGACGCCGATCGCCCATCTCAGCTACGGCGAGCAGCTGCGCGTCACCTTCCTGCTGCTGCGGCTGCGCCAGCCCAACATCTACCTGCTGGACGAGCCGACCAACCACCTGGACATCGCCGGGCGGGAGCGGCTGGAGGACCTGCTGTCGCGCGACGACACGACCTGCGTCTTCGTCACCCACGACCGGCGCATGCTGCGCGGCATCGGCACTCGCTATCTGGAGATCCGCAACCGCCGGCTGGTCGAGGTCGACGGCCCGGACGAGTTCCTGGAGCGCGCGGCGGCCGCGGCCTGA
- a CDS encoding methyltransferase regulatory domain-containing protein produces MSDIIDQIRDAYDTVPYESHSFPTTSPDHLETVAHLFGLSAPKVATSRVLELGCASGGNILPLALRYPESRVVGIDLSPVQIDAGRRAIAALGLTNIELHQGDLSEIAPALGVFDYIICHGVYSWVPPEVREAILRVCRENLAPDGVAFVSYNCYPGWKAKEVVRDAMILRGRHAGSKEQPLAYARGMIDFLSGVTAPDSLMGRIVAEQSGALKSFHESYLQHEFLELYNAPCYFGDFVAAAEKTGLAYLGDAVPASMFAANFGESVAGPLLRECGDSQVRLEQYLDFVSNRTFRQTLLVHADRAGDIRYRLDGERLRALHVAAFLPPQGEALLDDAPRPYGPPSLRPVILPRRSVKAAAAALTAAWPGTLDFRSLMAAVEAALPGEMPAEAEAEVTDLIELLVMLDRGKIRLSPVAKPGSTAAVPEAWRRYAACTTEAGTARITNAWHESVVLDVVERCLIAHLDGTQGEEELVDRLVDCVAKGDLSFRRADRTVSDPDDIRRCAREHLDGVMARFPQRVVF; encoded by the coding sequence ATGTCCGACATCATCGATCAGATCAGGGACGCCTACGACACGGTCCCGTACGAGTCCCATTCCTTCCCGACCACGTCCCCCGACCACCTCGAGACGGTCGCGCATCTCTTCGGCCTGTCGGCCCCGAAGGTCGCGACCAGCCGGGTGCTGGAGCTGGGCTGCGCGTCCGGCGGCAACATCCTGCCGCTCGCGCTGCGCTATCCGGAGAGCCGCGTGGTCGGCATCGACCTGTCGCCGGTCCAGATCGACGCGGGACGGAGAGCCATCGCCGCACTCGGGCTGACCAACATCGAGCTGCACCAGGGCGATCTGAGCGAGATCGCCCCGGCGCTCGGGGTCTTCGACTACATCATCTGCCACGGCGTCTACAGCTGGGTGCCGCCGGAGGTGCGGGAGGCGATCCTTCGCGTCTGCCGCGAGAACCTCGCCCCCGACGGCGTCGCCTTCGTCAGCTACAACTGCTATCCCGGCTGGAAGGCGAAGGAGGTCGTCCGCGACGCCATGATCCTGCGCGGCCGCCATGCGGGATCGAAGGAACAGCCGCTGGCCTACGCCCGGGGGATGATCGATTTCCTCTCCGGCGTCACCGCCCCCGACAGCCTGATGGGCCGCATCGTGGCCGAGCAGAGCGGCGCCCTGAAATCGTTCCACGAATCCTACCTCCAGCACGAGTTCCTCGAGCTCTACAACGCGCCCTGCTATTTCGGGGATTTCGTCGCGGCGGCGGAGAAGACCGGGCTGGCCTATCTCGGCGATGCGGTGCCTGCGTCGATGTTCGCCGCCAATTTCGGCGAATCCGTCGCCGGTCCGCTGCTGCGGGAATGCGGCGACAGCCAAGTCCGGCTCGAGCAGTATCTCGATTTCGTCAGCAACCGGACGTTCCGCCAGACCCTCCTGGTCCATGCCGATCGGGCCGGGGATATCCGCTACCGGCTCGACGGCGAGCGGCTGCGGGCGCTCCATGTCGCCGCCTTCCTTCCGCCCCAGGGAGAGGCCTTGCTGGACGATGCGCCGCGGCCCTACGGCCCGCCGAGCCTCCGTCCCGTGATACTGCCGCGGCGATCGGTCAAGGCCGCGGCTGCGGCGCTGACCGCGGCCTGGCCGGGGACGCTGGATTTCCGGTCGCTGATGGCAGCGGTCGAGGCCGCCCTCCCGGGCGAGATGCCGGCCGAAGCGGAAGCCGAGGTGACCGATCTCATCGAATTGCTGGTAATGCTCGATCGCGGGAAGATCCGGCTGAGCCCGGTGGCGAAGCCCGGGTCCACGGCCGCGGTGCCAGAAGCTTGGCGGCGCTATGCGGCCTGCACGACGGAGGCAGGCACGGCCCGGATCACCAACGCCTGGCACGAGTCGGTCGTCCTTGACGTGGTGGAACGCTGCCTGATCGCGCATCTCGACGGGACGCAGGGGGAAGAGGAGCTGGTCGATCGGCTCGTCGACTGTGTCGCGAAGGGCGACCTGTCGTTCAGACGGGCCGACCGGACGGTGAGCGACCCGGACGACATCCGGCGCTGCGCCAGGGAGCACCTCGACGGGGTGATGGCCCGATTCCCGCAGCGTGTCGTGTTCTGA
- a CDS encoding NUDIX domain-containing protein — translation MADAVTGEPAPRLGVGAFIRDDAGRLLLVQRRREPEAGHWGLPGGKVDFGETVEAAVVREIEEELGVALRLDGLLCLVDQIDRAAGSHWVAPVYRAAIAAGEPVNREPAALAAIGWFALDALPKPLTLATRVAVEAARSA, via the coding sequence GTGGCCGACGCTGTGACCGGAGAGCCCGCCCCGCGGCTCGGCGTCGGCGCCTTCATCCGCGACGATGCCGGCCGGCTGCTGCTGGTGCAGCGGCGGCGGGAGCCTGAGGCCGGGCATTGGGGCCTGCCCGGCGGCAAGGTTGATTTCGGCGAGACCGTCGAGGCCGCGGTGGTGCGCGAGATCGAGGAGGAACTCGGCGTCGCGCTGCGGCTCGACGGTCTGCTCTGCCTGGTCGACCAGATCGACCGCGCCGCCGGCAGCCACTGGGTGGCGCCGGTGTACCGCGCCGCCATCGCCGCCGGCGAGCCGGTCAACCGCGAGCCGGCGGCGCTGGCCGCGATCGGCTGGTTCGCCCTCGACGCCCTGCCGAAGCCGCTGACCCTGGCCACCCGGGTGGCGGTGGAGGCGGCGAGGTCGGCCTAG
- a CDS encoding acylphosphatase: protein MSGDRKTLSLRITGRVQGVGYRAWLAGQAASAGLDGWVRNRRDGSVEALLSGPADAVDRVVAACRRGPSVALVDRVQAEEAEPPDHPGFAQWPTL from the coding sequence ATGAGCGGGGATCGCAAGACGCTGTCGCTGCGCATCACCGGCCGGGTCCAGGGCGTCGGCTACCGCGCCTGGCTGGCCGGCCAGGCCGCTTCGGCCGGGTTGGACGGCTGGGTGCGCAACCGCCGCGACGGCTCGGTCGAGGCGCTGCTGTCCGGCCCGGCCGACGCGGTCGACCGGGTGGTGGCCGCCTGCCGCCGCGGGCCGAGCGTGGCGCTGGTCGACCGGGTGCAGGCGGAGGAGGCCGAGCCGCCGGACCATCCCGGCTTCGCCCAGTGGCCGACGCTGTGA
- a CDS encoding acetyl/propionyl/methylcrotonyl-CoA carboxylase subunit alpha has product MFDKILIANRGEIACRVIRTARRMGIKTVAVYSEADADAVHVRMADEAVPIGPAPSAQSYLVIDRIVEACRATGAQAVHPGYGFLSENPRFCAALEAAGIAFIGPGVHAIEAMGDKIESKKLAQAAGVSTVPGHLAPIADEEEAVEVCRRIGYPVMLKASAGGGGKGMRVAGNDDEAREGFRSARNEARSAFGDDRVFAEKFIEEPRHIEIQVLADAHGNTVYLGERECSIQRRHQKVIEEAPSPFLDEATRRAMGAEACALARAVGYRSAGTVEFIVGADRSFYFLEMNTRLQVEHPVTEAVTGFDLVELMIRIAAGEGLPFRQEDVRLDGWAIEARVYAEDPLRGFLPSIGRLTRYRAPEEGPQVRVDTGVDEGGEISMHYDPMIAKLIGIGANRTGAIASIRSALDGFVIRGVNHNIPFLAALMHHPRFVEGRLTTRFIAEEFPDGFHGTAPSGEAADRVAALGAAMLHRQALRGAAHGARDWVLRAGRQNRPVTVAEDAGGWRVTLDGRSFAVQGHWRPGALLFDGTVDGARMVAQVDRRPVGLRLTHAGGEADLVLLTPRAAALAELMPVKAPPDMSRFLLSPMPGLLVSVAVAAGDPVRAGQELAVVEAMKMENILRAERDGVVGALHAKPGDSLAVDQKILEFAAA; this is encoded by the coding sequence ATGTTCGACAAGATCCTGATCGCCAATCGCGGCGAGATCGCCTGCCGCGTCATCCGCACCGCGCGGCGCATGGGCATCAAGACCGTGGCCGTCTATTCCGAGGCCGACGCCGACGCGGTGCATGTCCGCATGGCCGATGAGGCCGTGCCGATCGGCCCGGCGCCCTCGGCCCAGTCCTATCTGGTGATCGACCGCATCGTCGAGGCGTGCCGCGCCACCGGCGCCCAGGCGGTGCATCCCGGCTACGGCTTCCTGTCCGAGAACCCGCGCTTCTGCGCGGCGCTGGAGGCCGCGGGCATCGCCTTCATCGGTCCGGGCGTCCACGCCATCGAGGCGATGGGCGACAAGATCGAATCGAAGAAGCTGGCCCAGGCCGCAGGCGTCTCGACCGTGCCCGGCCACCTGGCGCCGATCGCCGACGAGGAGGAAGCGGTCGAAGTCTGCCGCCGCATCGGCTACCCGGTGATGCTGAAGGCCTCGGCCGGCGGCGGCGGCAAGGGCATGCGCGTCGCCGGCAACGACGACGAGGCGCGCGAGGGCTTCCGCTCCGCCCGCAACGAGGCGCGCTCCGCCTTCGGCGACGACCGGGTCTTCGCTGAGAAATTCATCGAGGAGCCGCGGCACATCGAGATCCAGGTGCTGGCCGACGCCCACGGCAACACCGTCTATCTCGGCGAGCGCGAATGCTCGATCCAGCGCCGCCACCAGAAGGTGATCGAGGAGGCGCCGTCGCCCTTCCTCGACGAGGCGACCCGGCGGGCGATGGGGGCCGAGGCCTGCGCTCTGGCCCGGGCCGTCGGCTACCGCTCGGCCGGCACGGTCGAGTTCATCGTCGGCGCCGACCGGTCCTTCTATTTCCTGGAGATGAACACGAGGCTGCAGGTCGAGCATCCGGTGACCGAGGCGGTGACCGGATTCGACCTGGTCGAGCTGATGATCCGCATCGCCGCGGGCGAGGGGCTGCCGTTCCGGCAGGAGGATGTGCGGCTGGACGGCTGGGCGATCGAGGCCCGGGTCTATGCCGAGGACCCGCTGCGCGGCTTCCTGCCCTCGATCGGCCGGCTGACCCGCTACCGCGCGCCGGAGGAAGGGCCGCAGGTCCGCGTCGACACCGGCGTCGACGAGGGCGGCGAGATCTCGATGCATTACGACCCGATGATCGCCAAGCTGATCGGCATCGGGGCGAACCGGACCGGGGCCATCGCCTCGATCCGCAGCGCGCTGGACGGCTTCGTGATCCGCGGCGTCAACCACAACATCCCGTTCCTGGCGGCGCTGATGCACCACCCGCGCTTCGTCGAGGGGCGGCTGACCACCCGCTTCATCGCCGAGGAATTCCCGGACGGCTTCCATGGCACCGCCCCGTCGGGGGAGGCCGCCGACCGGGTCGCCGCGCTCGGCGCCGCCATGCTGCACCGCCAGGCGCTGCGCGGCGCGGCCCACGGCGCGCGCGACTGGGTGCTGCGCGCCGGCCGGCAGAACCGGCCGGTGACGGTGGCGGAGGATGCCGGCGGCTGGCGGGTGACGCTGGACGGCCGGTCCTTCGCCGTCCAGGGCCATTGGCGGCCGGGCGCGCTGCTGTTCGACGGCACGGTGGACGGCGCGCGGATGGTGGCGCAGGTCGACCGCCGCCCGGTGGGGCTGCGCCTGACCCATGCCGGCGGTGAGGCCGACCTGGTGCTGCTGACGCCGCGCGCCGCGGCGCTGGCCGAGCTGATGCCGGTCAAGGCGCCGCCCGACATGTCCCGTTTCCTGCTGTCGCCGATGCCCGGGCTCCTGGTCTCGGTCGCGGTCGCCGCGGGCGACCCGGTGCGCGCCGGGCAGGAGCTGGCGGTGGTCGAGGCGATGAAGATGGAGAACATCCTGCGGGCCGAGCGCGACGGCGTGGTCGGGGCCCTGCATGCCAAGCCGGGCGACAGCTTGGCGGTCGACCAGAAGATCCTGGAATTCGCAGCGGCCTGA
- a CDS encoding Lrp/AsnC family transcriptional regulator, which produces MDAKLRLDAIGRTLVLALQENARASYAELGRLVGLSPPAVAERVKRLEDQGVIKGFRAEIDRARLGYGLSAFVRLRCRAETFPAVEAFARTVPEVVECHEVAGEDAYVFKVVARSIQHLDEILLRLAAFGATTSSLILSSPVAGRVLPPAGE; this is translated from the coding sequence ATGGATGCGAAACTCCGCCTCGATGCCATCGGTCGCACCCTGGTGCTGGCGCTGCAGGAGAATGCCCGCGCCAGCTATGCCGAGCTCGGCCGGCTGGTCGGCCTGTCGCCGCCGGCGGTGGCCGAACGGGTGAAGCGGCTGGAGGACCAGGGCGTGATCAAGGGCTTCCGGGCCGAGATCGACCGCGCCCGGCTCGGCTACGGCCTGTCCGCCTTCGTCCGCCTGCGCTGCCGGGCCGAGACGTTCCCGGCGGTCGAGGCCTTCGCCCGCACCGTGCCCGAGGTGGTGGAGTGTCACGAGGTCGCGGGCGAGGACGCCTATGTGTTCAAGGTCGTCGCCCGATCGATCCAGCATCTCGACGAGATCCTGCTGCGCCTGGCCGCCTTCGGCGCCACCACCTCCTCCCTGATCCTGTCGTCGCCGGTCGCCGGCCGCGTGCTGCCGCCGGCGGGGGAATAG
- a CDS encoding LysE family translocator — protein sequence MTDPFLFAKGVALGIAIAAPVGPIGVLCIRRTLIHGPRFGILTGIGAAFADGLFGLIAAFGMVALSAWLITLKDALHLIGGTVLAVLAVRTLLHAGHIERDPETGRTEGSEITAVVTAFLLTLSNPMTILTFATAFTAVGLAETLSFASGLILVAGVLLGSASWFTTLSFVVSATGGRLTPRTLLWIDRVAGVLLLLFAAYMFLALWLRW from the coding sequence ATGACCGATCCCTTCCTGTTCGCCAAAGGCGTCGCGCTCGGTATCGCCATTGCCGCGCCGGTCGGCCCGATCGGCGTCCTCTGCATCCGCAGGACGCTGATCCACGGCCCCCGCTTCGGCATCCTGACCGGCATCGGCGCCGCCTTCGCGGACGGGCTGTTCGGCCTGATCGCCGCCTTCGGCATGGTGGCGCTGAGCGCCTGGCTGATCACGCTGAAGGACGCGCTGCACCTGATCGGCGGCACCGTGCTGGCCGTGCTGGCCGTGCGCACCCTGCTGCATGCCGGCCATATCGAGCGCGACCCCGAGACCGGGCGGACCGAGGGCAGCGAGATCACCGCGGTGGTCACCGCCTTCCTGCTGACCCTCAGCAACCCGATGACGATCCTGACCTTCGCCACCGCCTTCACCGCGGTCGGGCTGGCGGAAACGCTGTCCTTCGCCTCCGGCCTGATCCTGGTCGCCGGCGTGCTGCTCGGCTCCGCCTCCTGGTTCACGACGCTGAGCTTCGTCGTCTCCGCCACCGGCGGCCGCCTGACGCCGCGGACGCTGCTGTGGATCGACCGTGTCGCCGGGGTGCTGCTGCTGCTGTTCGCCGCCTACATGTTCCTGGCCCTGTGGCTGCGCTGGTAG